One segment of Paenibacillus rhizovicinus DNA contains the following:
- a CDS encoding HAD family hydrolase produces the protein MERIKAVLFDLDNTILDRTRMFSGFAGYFFETYFGHIADRGAMFERVIELDRDGYKPRETLFAELLDELPWERKPSHEELAEFYRGAYLRHAVLMEQAREVLAHAGAKYRTGLITNGRMATQYGKIDLLGIRDAFEIILVSEEAGIKKPDKRIFELAADKLGLQAEECLFIGDHPVNDVEGAARFGMATIWVQANHAWPASNEAKPLHTINRLGELLALI, from the coding sequence ATGGAACGGATTAAGGCGGTGTTGTTCGACCTGGACAATACGATTCTGGATCGTACGCGCATGTTTAGCGGGTTTGCGGGTTATTTCTTCGAGACCTACTTCGGGCATATCGCGGATCGCGGGGCGATGTTCGAACGCGTCATCGAGCTGGATCGGGACGGCTACAAGCCGCGGGAAACGCTGTTTGCCGAGCTCCTGGACGAGCTCCCTTGGGAGCGGAAGCCTTCGCACGAGGAGCTGGCGGAGTTCTACCGGGGCGCCTACTTGCGCCATGCCGTGCTGATGGAGCAGGCGCGCGAAGTGCTTGCGCATGCAGGGGCGAAGTACCGGACCGGGCTCATTACGAACGGCAGGATGGCGACCCAATACGGCAAAATCGATCTGCTGGGCATCCGGGACGCGTTCGAAATCATTCTGGTTTCGGAGGAAGCGGGCATCAAGAAACCGGACAAGCGGATCTTCGAGCTGGCGGCCGATAAGCTTGGGCTGCAGGCTGAGGAATGTTTATTTATCGGGGATCATCCCGTAAACGATGTGGAAGGGGCGGCCCGATTCGGCATGGCGACGATTTGGGTGCAGGCCAATCATGCATGGCCGGCAAGCAACGAAGCGAAGCCGCTGCATACGATTAACCGGCTGGGCGAGCTGCTGGCGTTAATTTAA
- a CDS encoding MFS transporter, with product MWTYTVQLVRDLSPGVKRFIATESLFGIGAGILGLILNLHLLELGFSKAFIGQITSLGALTVGLTSLPAGLIVKRVGRKTTLVSGMMLAFAALILFGIGTTAETVIAAQLIWSLGITAVVNSEIQLIFQYCRSKKEETSAYSLLFAVFTFFTGVGTWLAGYLPDWLPGHTTLYQYAFFAAGACLASAGILRGLLLPSTHARAEIAAGAEDNGTGQAKPPVPSEPSGAPGHSGRASEAAKAAKPQKAKGKAFNFLLLLSLLIFISGFMFGLLSPFLNVILKFRYDMEDSMISGLLALSGFFFFVGSITMPYIVERWGSRKTFVILFLYNALIVALMAMVMPAALFAVLLLIRGTGFTMLNNLMDSECMSAVSEDDRNLFAGMRTVSRSIGNTIASYWAGYILAGDHYYLPFLLTAASVLAGYAVYAKFVQGKLDHHHQAMT from the coding sequence ATGTGGACCTATACCGTACAATTAGTTCGTGATTTATCGCCTGGCGTGAAGCGTTTCATCGCGACGGAAAGCTTATTCGGCATCGGGGCGGGAATATTGGGCTTGATTCTGAATTTGCATCTCTTGGAGCTGGGCTTCTCCAAGGCTTTCATTGGCCAGATTACGTCGCTGGGAGCGCTGACGGTCGGCTTGACCAGTCTGCCCGCCGGCTTGATCGTCAAACGCGTCGGGCGCAAAACGACGCTTGTGTCCGGAATGATGCTGGCTTTTGCCGCGCTGATCTTATTCGGAATCGGCACGACCGCGGAGACGGTCATCGCCGCGCAGCTGATTTGGTCGCTTGGCATCACGGCGGTCGTCAATTCGGAAATCCAGCTTATTTTCCAATATTGCCGCAGCAAGAAGGAAGAGACGAGCGCCTACTCCCTGCTGTTCGCCGTGTTTACGTTCTTCACCGGCGTCGGCACGTGGCTGGCCGGTTATTTGCCGGATTGGCTGCCGGGCCATACGACGCTATACCAGTATGCGTTCTTCGCGGCTGGCGCCTGTCTGGCAAGCGCGGGCATTCTGCGCGGACTGCTGCTTCCGTCGACGCATGCAAGGGCGGAAATCGCCGCGGGCGCAGAGGATAACGGCACCGGCCAGGCCAAGCCGCCAGTTCCATCGGAGCCGTCAGGAGCGCCCGGGCATTCCGGCCGGGCTTCGGAGGCAGCGAAGGCCGCAAAGCCGCAGAAAGCAAAAGGAAAAGCCTTCAATTTCCTGCTGCTGCTATCGCTGCTGATCTTCATCTCCGGCTTCATGTTCGGGCTGCTGAGCCCGTTCCTGAACGTCATTCTGAAGTTCAGGTACGACATGGAAGACAGCATGATTTCCGGCTTGCTCGCGCTGTCGGGTTTCTTCTTCTTCGTCGGCTCCATCACGATGCCGTACATCGTCGAGCGCTGGGGCAGCCGCAAGACGTTCGTCATCTTGTTCCTCTATAACGCGCTGATCGTGGCGCTGATGGCGATGGTCATGCCGGCTGCGCTGTTCGCGGTTCTGCTGCTCATTCGCGGGACGGGGTTTACGATGCTCAACAATTTGATGGACAGCGAATGCATGTCGGCTGTCAGCGAGGACGACCGCAACTTGTTCGCGGGAATGAGAACGGTATCGCGCAGTATCGGCAATACGATCGCGTCGTATTGGGCGGGCTATATTTTGGCGGGCGATCATTATTATTTGCCCTTCCTGTTGACGGCGGCATCCGTCCTCGCCGGCTATGCCGTGTATGCCAAGTTCGTGCAAGGGAAGCTGGATCACCATCATCAAGCGATGACTTGA
- a CDS encoding phytanoyl-CoA dioxygenase family protein, which translates to MELTYRQKQQLIEQGYVKIPGVVPKIMVREAMKAINHALGKGVPDGQHGANYCKELENKPCITDLYNRTPAKAILDSLVGEDEYHPIGMGQIALRFPSYMDNPPDDLGAHLDGVLRVKDSIAQNFTALVGVVLSDQSEPDHGNFTVYPGTHKAYEQYFQEHGAEVLFRDEGFRTMHRSANVPLPKPVQLTGEPGDLIITHYQLIHAGGINLSDRIRYSIYFRVDHKERRNDWQTPLVDMWRHWPGIR; encoded by the coding sequence ATGGAGTTGACTTATCGGCAGAAGCAGCAATTGATCGAGCAGGGCTATGTGAAGATTCCGGGCGTCGTTCCGAAAATCATGGTTCGGGAAGCGATGAAGGCGATCAACCATGCCCTAGGCAAAGGCGTTCCGGACGGGCAGCACGGCGCGAATTATTGCAAGGAGCTTGAGAACAAGCCCTGCATCACGGACCTGTATAACCGCACGCCGGCCAAAGCGATCCTCGATTCGCTGGTCGGGGAGGATGAATACCATCCGATCGGCATGGGACAAATCGCGCTTCGATTCCCGAGCTACATGGATAACCCGCCGGATGATCTCGGGGCGCATCTGGACGGCGTTCTCCGCGTCAAGGATAGCATCGCGCAGAACTTCACGGCGCTTGTCGGCGTCGTTCTGTCCGATCAAAGCGAGCCGGATCACGGGAATTTCACGGTGTATCCGGGCACCCACAAGGCATACGAGCAATATTTCCAGGAGCATGGCGCGGAAGTGCTGTTCCGCGATGAAGGGTTTCGCACGATGCATCGCTCGGCGAACGTTCCGCTTCCGAAGCCGGTTCAATTGACGGGCGAGCCCGGGGACTTGATCATCACGCATTACCAATTGATCCATGCGGGCGGCATCAACCTGTCGGACCGGATCCGGTATTCGATTTATTTCCGGGTGGATCATAAGGAGCGCCGCAACGATTGGCAAACGCCGCTCGTCGACATGTGGCGCCACTGGCCCGGCATCCGGTAG
- a CDS encoding excalibur calcium-binding domain-containing protein → MKAKTISLGLALTLLLSLAAGSAVHGTASAAAKTYRNCTELNKDYKGGVARSASVKNKGGKTKYKPFVSQALYDANAKSDRDKDGIACEK, encoded by the coding sequence ATGAAAGCAAAAACCATTTCGCTGGGGCTGGCGCTGACGCTGCTGCTGAGCCTCGCCGCGGGTTCCGCCGTTCATGGAACCGCAAGCGCCGCCGCCAAAACCTACCGCAACTGCACCGAACTGAACAAAGATTACAAGGGCGGCGTCGCCCGCTCCGCTTCCGTCAAGAACAAAGGCGGCAAGACGAAATACAAGCCGTTCGTCTCGCAAGCGCTGTACGACGCCAACGCCAAGAGCGACCGCGATAAAGACGGCATCGCCTGCGAGAAATAA
- a CDS encoding DNA polymerase IV translates to MSRQIFLIDGQSFYASVEKAAHPEYRDKPVAVGDPVRMNGIVLAACPIAKSRGVTTASRVGEAMALCPDLVVIRPRMGTYIQISLLITRIFESYTELVEPYSIDEQFLDVTGSLAFFGGSPKELAARIQQHVLQSTGVWSRVGIGPTKILAKMATDNYAKKNDEGVFELSYDKLESTLWTLPVHQMFMVASAMTRHFTRMGLSCIGDIARMDFAEFKRRMRREMGKQSDIQAGYYWQTARGIDPSPVEPGIRRQLKSVSHGKALRWNLYRELKDIEVVLLELVVEVCQRTRRNRFLGSVVSVAAAETDGVRSCWFSRQVTLQQPTSLSHEVASAALTLFREHWHGLPVSRLSIALSQLTDDNVIQLTLFEDRSRAYCKERTIDAIKERYGSTAIMRASSLLESGVARERAEQIGGHYK, encoded by the coding sequence ATGTCGAGGCAAATTTTCCTGATCGACGGACAGTCCTTCTACGCTTCTGTGGAGAAGGCGGCCCATCCGGAATATCGCGACAAACCGGTTGCCGTCGGAGACCCTGTAAGGATGAACGGCATCGTGCTCGCCGCATGTCCGATCGCCAAGTCGCGCGGCGTGACGACGGCGTCGCGCGTCGGGGAGGCAATGGCGCTATGCCCTGACCTTGTCGTCATTCGGCCCCGAATGGGGACGTATATCCAGATCTCTTTATTGATTACCCGCATCTTCGAATCATATACGGAGCTCGTGGAGCCGTACAGCATCGACGAACAGTTCTTGGACGTAACGGGTTCGCTCGCCTTCTTTGGCGGTTCGCCGAAGGAGCTGGCCGCGCGGATTCAGCAGCACGTGCTGCAATCGACCGGCGTCTGGTCGCGGGTCGGCATCGGGCCGACGAAGATTCTGGCGAAGATGGCGACCGACAACTATGCGAAGAAGAACGACGAGGGCGTGTTCGAGCTGTCCTACGACAAGCTGGAGTCTACGCTCTGGACGCTGCCTGTGCACCAGATGTTCATGGTCGCTTCCGCAATGACCAGGCACTTCACCCGGATGGGCTTATCTTGCATCGGCGACATCGCCCGGATGGATTTTGCTGAATTCAAGCGGCGCATGCGGCGCGAGATGGGCAAGCAGAGCGATATTCAAGCAGGGTACTACTGGCAGACCGCCCGAGGAATCGATCCAAGTCCCGTGGAACCCGGCATCCGGCGCCAGCTCAAGTCCGTCAGCCACGGCAAGGCGCTGCGCTGGAACCTCTACCGCGAGCTGAAGGATATCGAGGTCGTGCTGCTGGAACTGGTCGTGGAGGTGTGTCAGCGTACGCGGCGCAATCGCTTCCTGGGGTCGGTCGTATCCGTGGCCGCGGCGGAAACCGACGGCGTCCGCTCCTGCTGGTTCAGCCGGCAGGTGACGTTACAGCAGCCGACGTCCTTGAGCCACGAAGTGGCGTCCGCCGCGCTGACACTGTTCCGGGAGCATTGGCACGGGCTGCCGGTCAGCCGGCTCAGCATTGCCTTGTCGCAGCTGACGGATGACAACGTCATTCAGTTGACACTGTTCGAGGACCGCTCCCGCGCCTATTGCAAGGAGCGGACCATCGACGCCATTAAAGAACGGTATGGAAGCACGGCTATCATGCGCGCCTCGTCATTGTTGGAGTCCGGCGTGGCGCGGGAAAGGGCGGAACAAATTGGAGGACACTACAAATGA
- a CDS encoding carbon-nitrogen hydrolase family protein — protein MEPSRKAVNLLPDFSGEAWQSWVPRPELAPVFDKRFDGDRTQLCISGEGRFEAYGAWWCEISGIEGGAAYNLMAAYGSEGTGSHAVSINMIVTWMDNNRNWLRREYVDDYAVREDGLSELNKTVQAPSGAHAAKVELEYRWSAAGKVFWQKAAITAGQMAQRKKVKIVTTYISPNTENRHQLSDNLQCMLDTIERAGELQPDLICFSETMYDRCSGYPPTEVAQAIPGELTQAIGGKAKQVRSYVVFNMHEREGGCVYNTSILFDRNGDIAGKYRKTHLPLFEAQDGITPGNDYPVFDTDFGKVGLLVCWDISFPEPARLLRLKGAEIVCLSTAGEGRAQQIARAVDNGLYLVVSGINGAIIVDGNGESMSDPASKPSRIINPAGEVLEEIGRHDNGIACAEIDLNRRFEEFWMSVGPAYGEARSLFGRERRPDTYAMLAQSQATNE, from the coding sequence ATGGAGCCTAGTCGCAAGGCGGTCAATTTACTTCCCGATTTCTCTGGCGAAGCGTGGCAATCGTGGGTGCCGCGTCCAGAGCTTGCGCCTGTATTCGACAAGCGATTCGACGGCGATCGGACGCAGTTGTGCATTTCAGGCGAAGGGCGTTTCGAGGCTTACGGTGCATGGTGGTGCGAAATTTCCGGCATCGAGGGCGGCGCTGCGTATAACCTAATGGCGGCATACGGGTCAGAAGGGACCGGCAGCCACGCGGTGAGCATCAATATGATCGTGACGTGGATGGATAACAACCGGAACTGGCTGCGGCGCGAATATGTCGATGACTATGCGGTACGCGAAGACGGGCTAAGCGAGCTGAACAAAACCGTTCAAGCCCCTTCGGGAGCGCACGCGGCGAAAGTTGAACTTGAATATCGCTGGTCGGCCGCGGGCAAGGTGTTCTGGCAGAAGGCAGCGATAACCGCAGGCCAAATGGCGCAGCGTAAGAAAGTGAAGATCGTGACGACTTATATTTCCCCCAATACGGAAAATCGGCACCAGCTGTCCGACAACCTGCAGTGCATGTTGGATACGATCGAGAGAGCCGGAGAACTCCAGCCTGATCTCATCTGTTTCTCGGAAACCATGTACGACCGCTGTTCGGGCTATCCGCCCACGGAAGTCGCCCAAGCGATTCCCGGCGAATTGACGCAGGCGATCGGCGGCAAAGCCAAGCAGGTCCGGTCCTACGTCGTGTTCAATATGCATGAAAGAGAAGGCGGCTGCGTTTACAATACCAGCATTTTATTCGATCGGAACGGCGACATCGCCGGAAAATACCGCAAAACCCATTTGCCTCTGTTCGAAGCGCAAGACGGGATCACGCCAGGGAACGACTATCCGGTATTCGATACGGATTTCGGTAAAGTCGGTCTGCTCGTCTGCTGGGATATTTCGTTCCCGGAACCTGCGCGCCTGCTCCGATTGAAAGGGGCGGAAATCGTCTGCCTGTCGACGGCCGGCGAAGGGCGGGCCCAGCAAATCGCCAGAGCGGTCGATAATGGCCTGTATCTGGTCGTATCCGGCATCAACGGAGCGATTATCGTGGACGGGAATGGCGAATCCATGAGCGATCCCGCCAGCAAACCAAGCCGGATCATCAATCCCGCAGGGGAAGTGCTTGAAGAAATCGGACGTCATGATAATGGGATTGCGTGCGCCGAGATTGATCTGAATCGAAGATTCGAGGAGTTCTGGATGTCCGTCGGACCCGCGTACGGGGAAGCGCGAAGTTTATTCGGCAGGGAACGCAGGCCGGACACGTACGCGATGTTAGCTCAAAGCCAGGCAACTAACGAATAG
- a CDS encoding class I SAM-dependent methyltransferase, whose translation MNSKERFSDRVDTYVKYRPSYPAEAIDYLYGEVGLNAGSTVADIGAGTGIFSRLLLERGSEVIAVEPNGEMRSAAVEALSEAPNFHAAAGSAEETTLAEHAVDFIVCAQSFHWFDRTAAQAEFHRILKPGGKAALIWNSRLTQGTPFREGYDLLLKNYGTDYEKMTHKNISSADLAAFFKPGNMREARFTMSQSFDFEGLKGRLLSSSYSPMPGHPNYEPLIAGLRELFDRTSVNGEIDFDYETEVYWGEV comes from the coding sequence ATGAACAGTAAAGAACGATTTTCCGATCGGGTGGATACCTACGTCAAATATCGTCCGAGCTATCCGGCGGAGGCGATTGATTATTTGTACGGCGAAGTCGGTTTGAATGCCGGATCGACAGTTGCGGATATCGGCGCAGGAACGGGAATCTTCTCCCGGCTGCTCCTTGAACGCGGAAGCGAAGTCATTGCGGTAGAGCCTAATGGCGAGATGCGCTCGGCCGCGGTCGAGGCGCTGTCGGAAGCGCCGAACTTTCATGCGGCAGCCGGTTCTGCCGAAGAGACGACGCTTGCGGAGCATGCCGTCGATTTCATCGTCTGCGCCCAGTCGTTCCATTGGTTCGACCGGACCGCGGCGCAGGCGGAATTCCACCGGATCTTGAAGCCCGGCGGCAAAGCGGCGCTGATCTGGAATTCACGGTTGACGCAAGGCACGCCGTTCAGGGAAGGGTACGACCTGCTCCTGAAGAATTACGGGACGGATTACGAGAAAATGACGCATAAGAACATTTCGTCGGCCGACCTGGCCGCATTCTTCAAGCCGGGCAACATGCGGGAAGCGCGCTTCACGATGAGCCAGTCGTTCGATTTCGAAGGCCTGAAAGGGCGGCTGCTGTCTTCCTCCTACTCGCCGATGCCGGGTCACCCGAACTATGAACCGTTGATCGCGGGGCTGCGGGAGCTGTTCGACAGGACGAGCGTAAACGGGGAAATCGATTTCGACTACGAGACGGAAGTGTATTGGGGCGAAGTTTAA
- a CDS encoding QcrA and Rieske domain-containing protein — protein MDRKVPETITRRAFLSTTAKAVIGAAGLAAGSSGLFYYGAVKHRTIGSDAPPNNIVKLGEIADLKLLRGVAKVAYEATYIDAWYTKPVSGFVYVTVGESGQLLIMSPACSHLGCTVVPASDAQQDGNKNMFFWCPCHGAGFDSEGGAVYAVKRGLDTYEPIISDGSVYFDIMKPMPGATID, from the coding sequence ATGGATCGCAAGGTTCCGGAGACAATCACCCGCAGGGCGTTCTTGAGCACGACCGCCAAAGCAGTGATCGGCGCAGCCGGGCTGGCAGCCGGCAGTTCCGGATTGTTCTATTACGGGGCAGTGAAGCACCGGACGATCGGCAGCGACGCGCCTCCGAACAATATCGTGAAGCTCGGCGAGATAGCTGATCTGAAGCTGCTGCGCGGCGTGGCGAAAGTGGCTTACGAGGCAACGTACATCGATGCATGGTACACGAAACCGGTGAGCGGCTTCGTCTATGTCACGGTCGGCGAGAGCGGTCAGCTGCTCATTATGTCGCCCGCTTGCAGCCATTTGGGCTGTACGGTCGTGCCGGCGTCGGATGCGCAGCAGGACGGGAACAAGAACATGTTCTTCTGGTGCCCCTGCCATGGGGCGGGCTTTGACAGCGAGGGCGGCGCGGTTTATGCAGTTAAGCGGGGCTTGGATACGTATGAACCGATTATTTCGGACGGCAGCGTATATTTCGATATCATGAAGCCAATGCCAGGCGCAACGATCGATTAG
- a CDS encoding S-layer homology domain-containing protein, translated as MGNKKASGKLGHNRLGVGKKTSALLLAAALAVGTPAGMTGEASKAYADVEASVTAIGGIGSVTISGTPGTTLNLYRMPNVYVTSYTLGSGGDSTESSHVFAGLDPDVYYATQTSGGYLYGASNTVAAKPSAVTVAVGVEQIVVSGATSGATIKLYAPDGTEAQHAELDDGDTGYTFSDVLPAWNYYATQTVNGIESPESNYAPARPSAVTAVAGNGYVDVSGAFASAELTLHNANGTVAATHTLEAGEHDYRFAGVAGIFYVVQTVNGVVGMDSPLVTAMPPLLAINGGKRTVTVTNPLAGATLQLYTFNGTPVGAPYTLVAGETSHVFNNVPPGMNYFAGQTVNGIVNEGSNLVTVAPVEVTATGGVKQVAVTGAEPGAELKLHRADGTAAASYPLGAGETAYTFANVAPGTNYYVTQTVGGVESEGSAPVTAAAGEVTATGGVKQVAVTGAEPGAELKLHRADGTAADSYPLGAGETAYTFANVAPGTNYFVTQTVGGVDSIASGLVTVSPPAAEANGAVGSVAVTGAEPGAELKLYDAGNHVLDTRILSGAETGYTFEGVLPGLGYYVTQTAGGVESLNTNTVTSSPEKVTVEGAAGQAAVSAATAGATLRLYAADGTEAATAHTLGAGETSYTFTGVTPGTNYYVIQTVNGADSVGSVPFTVSPAAVIADGGAGSVAVSGATPGAVLKLYAADGSSALDPYSLTGSDTAHTFTGLAPGMNYYAVQTVGGVDSMASNLVSVEPEAPEIRGITRKIEVKGATAGAILTLYRKDLSVADSYTLTGEETSHVFTQRIVTGAEYFASQTVNGVESEWAGPARAHAPADVVEETQDTQEAEGNSFDVLVNGKAESMGAAKKSMRGEQPALTVTMDEKKLLDKLASEGPNAVITIPFGPGYDIEAGELNGQMLKELAGKQAVIVIRTPDGSYSLPAQLLDIEDIEKRLDSAALEAITIRIEMAKPDAMAAALAARRASALQGVTLAAPPLVFAVTAEAGGNTIVVNRLGGYAERAFAIPAGVDLSQITTGVAIDEDGTVRHAPTRIEQIDGKAYALVSNVSNGVYALVSHPVAFRDAAGHWAKQAINDMGARMVIEGNGTGLFQPDRSITRGEFAAILVRALGLKTDGETSKFSDVKASDGFDAVIRTAVSYGLIDGFEDGTFRPADPITREQAMAIIAKAMKWTGLSAGLSEDGAGRSLSSFKDEGDAAGWAREAIADCLEAGVIQGKTSTRLAPKAAITRAETAAIVQRLLQRSALI; from the coding sequence ATGGGGAATAAGAAAGCGAGCGGGAAGCTTGGGCATAATCGTCTAGGCGTAGGCAAGAAAACATCCGCCTTGCTGCTCGCCGCGGCATTGGCAGTCGGGACGCCGGCGGGGATGACTGGGGAGGCGTCGAAAGCGTACGCCGACGTCGAAGCTTCGGTGACGGCAATCGGCGGAATCGGCAGCGTCACGATATCGGGTACGCCCGGAACGACGCTGAATCTGTATCGGATGCCTAATGTATACGTGACCAGTTACACGCTGGGCAGCGGAGGCGACAGCACGGAGAGCAGTCACGTCTTCGCCGGCCTGGATCCGGACGTATATTACGCGACGCAGACCAGCGGAGGGTACTTGTACGGGGCCAGCAATACCGTTGCCGCCAAGCCTTCGGCCGTGACGGTCGCCGTCGGCGTGGAGCAGATCGTCGTGAGCGGCGCGACGAGCGGTGCGACGATCAAGCTTTATGCTCCGGACGGAACGGAGGCGCAGCATGCGGAGCTAGACGACGGGGATACCGGTTATACGTTCTCGGACGTCCTGCCCGCTTGGAATTATTACGCCACGCAAACGGTCAACGGCATTGAGAGCCCGGAGTCGAATTATGCGCCCGCGCGGCCTTCGGCGGTAACGGCCGTCGCCGGCAATGGATACGTTGACGTCAGCGGCGCGTTTGCGTCGGCCGAATTGACGCTGCACAATGCGAACGGCACGGTGGCAGCAACGCATACGCTGGAAGCCGGGGAACATGACTATCGCTTCGCGGGCGTGGCCGGGATATTCTACGTCGTGCAGACGGTGAACGGTGTCGTGGGCATGGATTCTCCCCTGGTAACGGCCATGCCGCCGTTGTTAGCCATTAACGGAGGCAAGCGGACGGTGACCGTTACGAATCCGCTAGCAGGCGCGACGCTGCAGTTGTACACGTTCAACGGAACTCCGGTCGGCGCGCCGTATACGCTTGTTGCCGGTGAAACCAGCCACGTATTCAATAACGTCCCGCCGGGGATGAACTATTTCGCGGGGCAAACGGTGAACGGCATCGTAAATGAAGGCTCCAATCTCGTGACGGTCGCGCCTGTGGAAGTAACGGCGACGGGCGGCGTGAAGCAAGTCGCCGTGACCGGCGCAGAGCCAGGCGCGGAGCTGAAGCTGCATCGCGCTGACGGGACGGCGGCGGCCAGTTATCCGCTCGGTGCCGGCGAGACGGCCTACACGTTCGCTAACGTGGCGCCGGGAACGAATTACTACGTGACCCAGACCGTCGGGGGCGTCGAAAGCGAGGGCTCGGCGCCCGTAACCGCTGCTGCGGGGGAAGTAACGGCGACGGGCGGCGTGAAGCAGGTCGCCGTGACCGGCGCAGAGCCAGGCGCGGAGCTGAAGCTGCATCGCGCGGACGGGACGGCGGCGGACAGTTATCCGCTCGGTGCCGGCGAGACAGCCTATACATTCGCTAACGTGGCGCCGGGAACGAATTACTTCGTGACGCAGACCGTCGGGGGCGTGGACAGTATCGCTTCCGGTCTCGTTACCGTATCGCCTCCGGCGGCCGAGGCGAACGGCGCCGTCGGCAGCGTCGCCGTGACCGGCGCAGAGCCAGGCGCGGAGCTGAAGCTGTATGATGCCGGCAACCATGTCTTGGACACCCGCATCCTAAGCGGCGCGGAGACCGGTTATACGTTCGAAGGCGTACTTCCCGGACTTGGTTATTACGTCACGCAGACGGCAGGCGGCGTCGAGAGCTTGAATACGAATACGGTGACGTCCTCGCCGGAGAAAGTCACGGTTGAAGGCGCGGCAGGACAAGCCGCGGTAAGCGCGGCAACGGCAGGCGCGACCTTGCGTCTGTACGCCGCTGATGGCACGGAGGCCGCCACGGCGCATACGCTGGGCGCCGGCGAGACGAGCTATACGTTCACGGGCGTGACGCCGGGGACGAACTACTACGTCATCCAAACGGTGAACGGAGCGGATAGCGTTGGTTCGGTTCCATTCACGGTATCGCCGGCAGCGGTCATCGCGGATGGCGGAGCGGGAAGCGTGGCGGTGAGCGGAGCGACGCCCGGCGCCGTGCTGAAGCTGTATGCGGCAGACGGATCGTCGGCGCTGGATCCTTACTCGCTGACGGGATCCGACACGGCGCATACGTTCACCGGGCTGGCCCCGGGCATGAACTATTATGCCGTGCAGACCGTCGGCGGCGTGGACAGCATGGCTTCCAACCTCGTCTCCGTCGAACCCGAAGCGCCGGAGATTCGCGGAATAACGCGCAAGATCGAAGTCAAGGGCGCAACGGCGGGCGCGATTCTGACGCTCTACCGCAAGGATCTTTCCGTTGCGGATTCGTATACGCTGACCGGGGAAGAGACGAGCCACGTATTCACGCAACGGATCGTCACGGGAGCGGAATATTTCGCATCTCAGACGGTGAACGGCGTTGAAAGCGAATGGGCCGGTCCTGCCCGGGCTCATGCGCCGGCCGACGTTGTTGAAGAAACCCAAGATACTCAAGAGGCCGAAGGTAACAGCTTCGACGTGCTGGTGAACGGGAAGGCGGAAAGCATGGGCGCCGCCAAGAAATCCATGCGCGGTGAGCAACCGGCACTCACGGTAACCATGGATGAGAAGAAGCTGCTGGATAAGCTTGCTTCCGAGGGCCCGAACGCGGTCATTACGATCCCGTTCGGTCCGGGCTACGATATCGAGGCGGGCGAGTTGAACGGGCAGATGCTCAAGGAACTTGCGGGCAAGCAGGCGGTCATCGTCATCCGCACGCCGGACGGTTCTTATTCGCTTCCGGCGCAGCTGCTCGACATCGAGGACATCGAGAAGCGGCTTGACTCGGCTGCGCTGGAGGCCATTACGATTCGCATTGAAATGGCGAAGCCGGATGCCATGGCGGCGGCGCTTGCTGCACGCCGTGCTTCGGCGCTGCAAGGCGTTACCCTCGCGGCGCCTCCGCTGGTCTTCGCGGTGACGGCAGAAGCGGGCGGCAATACGATCGTGGTAAACCGATTGGGCGGATACGCAGAGCGAGCGTTCGCCATTCCGGCCGGCGTCGATTTGAGCCAGATTACGACGGGCGTCGCGATCGATGAGGATGGCACGGTAAGGCATGCGCCAACGCGAATCGAACAGATCGACGGCAAGGCATACGCGCTCGTTAGCAACGTGTCGAACGGCGTTTACGCGCTCGTTAGCCATCCTGTCGCTTTCCGTGACGCCGCAGGTCATTGGGCCAAGCAGGCGATCAATGATATGGGCGCGCGAATGGTGATCGAGGGCAATGGTACCGGACTATTCCAGCCGGATCGAAGCATTACGCGTGGAGAGTTCGCGGCGATTCTGGTACGGGCGCTTGGATTGAAGACGGACGGCGAGACGTCCAAGTTCTCTGACGTGAAAGCTTCGGACGGATTCGATGCGGTAATCCGCACGGCGGTCTCGTACGGGCTGATCGACGGGTTCGAGGACGGCACGTTCCGCCCGGCGGACCCGATTACGAGGGAGCAGGCGATGGCGATCATCGCGAAAGCGATGAAATGGACGGGGCTGTCCGCTGGTCTTTCCGAGGACGGAGCGGGACGCTCGCTCAGTTCGTTCAAGGATGAGGGCGACGCGGCCGGATGGGCTCGCGAAGCGATTGCGGATTGCCTGGAAGCCGGCGTGATCCAGGGCAAAACGTCGACGCGGCTTGCGCCGAAGGCCGCGATTACGCGGGCGGAAACGGCTGCCATCGTGCAGCGGCTGCTGCAGCGGTCGGCGCTGATTTAA